The genomic stretch GGCAGCATGGAAGCTCAGCACACCTTCGAACACACCGAACGCCTGTTGCAGCAAGGCGTCGAATGGCTGCGATTGGCGGTCGAGGGCCTGGGTGCGCTGGTCATCGCAGCCGGCATCCTGGCGGCCGGCTGGGAACTGTTCCGCCGCCTCGCCCGGCGCGACCGCGAGCATGGCGACTTCTCGCAAGTCCGTCTGGGCTTTGCCCACTACCTGGCACTGGCACTCGAATTCCAGCTGGCGGCCGACATCCTGTCGACCGCGGTGGCGCCGAGTTGGGACCGGATCGGCAAACTGGCCGCGATTGCGGTGATCCGTACCGTGCTCAACTACTTTCTGACCCGTGAAATGGCGCAAGAGCGGTCGCACGAGCGGCCTGCCCCGGGCGATTGAGAAGCCGCTCGCTGC from Caldimonas brevitalea encodes the following:
- a CDS encoding DUF1622 domain-containing protein, whose translation is MEAQHTFEHTERLLQQGVEWLRLAVEGLGALVIAAGILAAGWELFRRLARRDREHGDFSQVRLGFAHYLALALEFQLAADILSTAVAPSWDRIGKLAAIAVIRTVLNYFLTREMAQERSHERPAPGD